One window from the genome of Magnolia sinica isolate HGM2019 chromosome 4, MsV1, whole genome shotgun sequence encodes:
- the LOC131243211 gene encoding serine/arginine-rich splicing factor SR45a-like, producing MADAPRRRHSRSPSPWRGRSRSRSRSRSRSRSISRSRARSLSRSRSRSGSRGRKEAANPGNTLFVTGLSTRVTERDLEDHFSKEGKVSECRLVVEPRTRISRGFAFVTMDSLEDADRCIKHLNQSVLEGRYITVEKSRRKRPRTPTPGHYLGMKNTRDSSFRHDRGRYRGGYGRDDYGGGYRRSPRRSPYRGGRGYSPRRSPYGGRSRRERSRSLPYSPYDSPDRGYGRRSNGYAR from the exons GCATTCACGTTCCCCTTCGCCTTGGAGAGGACGGTCCAGGTCTAGATCAAGGTCCAGGTCCAGGTCCAGGTCCATATCCAGATCAAGAGCCAGGTCCTTATCGCGGTCGAGATCCAGATCCGGTAGTCGTGGCAG GAAGGAGGCTGCAAATCCTGGAAATACTCTCTTTGTTACTGGCCTGTCTACTAGAGTCACAGAAAGGGACCTTGAGGATCACTTCTCTAAGGAAGGAAAG GTGAGTGAATGCCGCCTAGTTGTTGAACCCCGTACGCGCATCTCTAGGGGCTTTGCATTTGTGACCATGGATTCTCTTGAGGATGCCGATCGTTGCATCAAACATCTCAATCAGTCAGTTTTGGAGGGCCGTTACATAACTGTGGAGAAG TCGAGGAGGAAACGCCCACGAACACCTACCCCTGGACACTACCTTGGGATGAAAAACACCCGCGACTCTA GTTTTCGTCATGATCGTGGCAGATACCGTGGAGGTTATGGCCGCGACGACTATGGTGGTGGGTACCGTCGTTCTCCGAGGCGCTCACCTTATCGGGGCGGCCGTGGTTATTCTCCTCGGCGTTCACCTTATGGTGGGAGATCAAGGAGAGAGCGGTCTAGATCACTTCCTTATTCTCCTTACGACAGCCCGGATAGGGGCTATGGGCGTCGTTCAAATGGGTATGCAAGGTAA